A region of Vespula vulgaris chromosome 1, iyVesVulg1.1, whole genome shotgun sequence DNA encodes the following proteins:
- the LOC127067713 gene encoding inactive hyaluronidase B isoform X1, translating into MLLVTLFLYLLYPLTNVNSNRTIWPKKGFSIYWNIPTHFCHNFGVYFKELKQFNIKYNSMNNFRGETISLFYDPGNFPSMVLLKNGTYEIRNEGVPQKGNLTIHLEQFTKELDEIYPKKIAGGIGVIHFHNWRPIFRRNVDNLKINKDISIDLVRKEHPKWDKSMIEKEASNRFETSAKIFMEKTLKLAKEIRKKTEWGYHGYPHCLSGSTDKPSFDCDALSMSENDKMSWLFNNQNVLLPSIYLKNVLKPDEKIHLVQERLKEAIRISKNLKHLPKVLPYWWYTYQDKESIFLTEADVKNTFKEILTNGADGIIIWGVSYELTDRKRCEKLKEYLMKILGPIAFKVTKAVKENTPLNF; encoded by the exons GACGATTTGGCCGAAAAAAGGCTTTAGCATTTATTGGAACATTCCTACTCATTTTTGCCACAACTTCGGCGTCTATTTCAAGGAGTTGAaacaatttaatatcaaatataattctatGAACAATTTTCGCGGTGAAACGATATCACTTTTTTATGATCCTGGAAATTTTCCATCTATGGTGCTACTTAAAAATG GCACATATGAGATAAGAAACGAAGGAGTTCCTCAAAAAGGTAACCTCACGATTCATCTTGAACAATTTACCAAAGAATTAGATGAAATATATCCAAAAAAGATCGCCGGTGGTATCGGTGTAATTCATTTTCATAACTGGAGACCAATCTTTCGACGCAACGTggataatttgaaaataaataaggatATTTCCATAGATCTTGTTCGTAAAGAACATCCAAAATGGGATAAATCGATGATCGAAAAGGAAGCGTCGAATAGGTTCGAAACATCTGCTAAaatttttatggaaaaaaCTTTGAAATTGGCGAAGGAAATTAGGAAGAAAACTGAATGGGGTTATCACGGGTATCCCCACTGTCTTAGCGGGTCAACTGATAAACCGAGCTTCGATTGTGACGCTCTATCGATGAGCGAGAACGACAA GATGTCGTGGCTGTTCAATAATCAAAATGTACTTCTACCATCcatttacttaaaaaatgtTCTGAAACCAGATGAAAAAATTCACCTAGTGCAAGAACGATTGAAAGAAGCTATAAGGATCTCGaaaaatttaaaacatttacCTAAAGTCTTACCTTATTGGTGGTACACGTATCAGGATAAAGAGAGTATTTTTCTTACCGAG GCCGATGTGAAAAATACtttcaaagaaattcttaCTAATGGTGCTGATGGTATCATTATATGGGGTGTTTCGTACGAGTTAaccgatagaaaaagatgtgaaaaattgaaagagtaTCTGATGAAGATTTTAGGACCAATTGCGTTTAAAGTGACAAAAGCTGTCAAAGAAAACACACCGTTAAACTTTTAG
- the LOC127067713 gene encoding inactive hyaluronidase B isoform X2 yields the protein MIMRMSRTIWPKKGFSIYWNIPTHFCHNFGVYFKELKQFNIKYNSMNNFRGETISLFYDPGNFPSMVLLKNGTYEIRNEGVPQKGNLTIHLEQFTKELDEIYPKKIAGGIGVIHFHNWRPIFRRNVDNLKINKDISIDLVRKEHPKWDKSMIEKEASNRFETSAKIFMEKTLKLAKEIRKKTEWGYHGYPHCLSGSTDKPSFDCDALSMSENDKMSWLFNNQNVLLPSIYLKNVLKPDEKIHLVQERLKEAIRISKNLKHLPKVLPYWWYTYQDKESIFLTEADVKNTFKEILTNGADGIIIWGVSYELTDRKRCEKLKEYLMKILGPIAFKVTKAVKENTPLNF from the exons GACGATTTGGCCGAAAAAAGGCTTTAGCATTTATTGGAACATTCCTACTCATTTTTGCCACAACTTCGGCGTCTATTTCAAGGAGTTGAaacaatttaatatcaaatataattctatGAACAATTTTCGCGGTGAAACGATATCACTTTTTTATGATCCTGGAAATTTTCCATCTATGGTGCTACTTAAAAATG GCACATATGAGATAAGAAACGAAGGAGTTCCTCAAAAAGGTAACCTCACGATTCATCTTGAACAATTTACCAAAGAATTAGATGAAATATATCCAAAAAAGATCGCCGGTGGTATCGGTGTAATTCATTTTCATAACTGGAGACCAATCTTTCGACGCAACGTggataatttgaaaataaataaggatATTTCCATAGATCTTGTTCGTAAAGAACATCCAAAATGGGATAAATCGATGATCGAAAAGGAAGCGTCGAATAGGTTCGAAACATCTGCTAAaatttttatggaaaaaaCTTTGAAATTGGCGAAGGAAATTAGGAAGAAAACTGAATGGGGTTATCACGGGTATCCCCACTGTCTTAGCGGGTCAACTGATAAACCGAGCTTCGATTGTGACGCTCTATCGATGAGCGAGAACGACAA GATGTCGTGGCTGTTCAATAATCAAAATGTACTTCTACCATCcatttacttaaaaaatgtTCTGAAACCAGATGAAAAAATTCACCTAGTGCAAGAACGATTGAAAGAAGCTATAAGGATCTCGaaaaatttaaaacatttacCTAAAGTCTTACCTTATTGGTGGTACACGTATCAGGATAAAGAGAGTATTTTTCTTACCGAG GCCGATGTGAAAAATACtttcaaagaaattcttaCTAATGGTGCTGATGGTATCATTATATGGGGTGTTTCGTACGAGTTAaccgatagaaaaagatgtgaaaaattgaaagagtaTCTGATGAAGATTTTAGGACCAATTGCGTTTAAAGTGACAAAAGCTGTCAAAGAAAACACACCGTTAAACTTTTAG